TCGCCGCCAACTCCAACACCACGTATTCCAATGCCGGGCTGATCAACAACACCGCCGGCAAGGTGATCGCCAACTACTGGCTGGACCAGGTCTATTCCGCACGGGAAGGCGCCGCCCACCGGGAAGGGGACTACCACATTCACGACCTGGACTGCCTGACGGGCTACTGCGCGGGCTGGAGCCTGCGCAACCTTCTGAATGAAGGGTTCAACGGCGTGCGCAGCCGCGTGAACAGCCGGCCGCCCCGCCACTTCCGGGAAGCCCTGGGCCAGATGGCCAACTTCCTGGGCATTCTGCAGAGCGAATGGGCCGGAGCCCAGGCGTTCAGCTCCTTTGATACTTTCCTGGCCCCTTACGTTTTCAAGGACCAGGCGGACTTCACGCGCATCAAGAAGGACATCCGCAGCTTTGTGTACAACCTGAACGTTCCCTCCCGCTGGGGGCAGTCCCCCTTCACCAATGTGACGATCGACTGGACCGTTCCGCGCGACCTTCAGGACCAGCCCCCCTTCAGCGGAGGAGAGCACCTGTTTGAAGGAGTGGAAGACCCCGCCCTGCTCTTCCTGGCCAAGGAACGCGGGGTGAACAGCCTGACGGAATTGACCTACAAGCACTTCCAGAAGGAAATGAACCTGATCAACAAGGCCTTCTATGAAGTGCTCACGGAAGGCGACAGCACGGGACAGCCCTTCACCTTCCCCATTCCCACCGTCAACATCACGGAAGACTTCGACTGGGAAGGGGAAAACGTCCCGCTCCTGTTTGAAAACGCCGCCAAAATAGGCTCCTCCTACTTCCAGAACTTCATCGGCAGCCAATACACCGTCAATGAAAACGGGGAACGCGTGCCTGACGAACGGGCCTACAAGCCGGACGCCGTGCGTTCCATGTGCTGCCGCCTCCAACTGGACCTTCGGGAACTGCTTAAACGCGGTGGCGGCCTGTTCGGCTCCGCGGAAATGACCGGCTCCATCGGCGTGGTGACCATCAACCTGGCGCGCCTGGGCTACCTCTTCAAGCAAAACCGGGAAGCCCTGTTCGCACGGCTGGGGGAACTGCTGGACCTGGCCAAATCCTGCCTGGAAAAAAAGCGCGCTTTCGTCCAGGAAATGTATGACCGCGGCCTGTACCCCTACACCAGGCGCTACCTGCCCACTTTCCGCAACCACTTTTCCACCATCGGCGTCAACGGCATGAACGAGCTGCTGCGCAACTTCTCCAACGACTCCATGGACATCACCACGGAGGAAGGCAGGAAGTTCGCGGAAGAAATCCTGGAATTCATCCGCCTCCGCATGCAGGAATACCAGGAGGAAACGGGCAACTTGTACAACCTGGAAGCCACTCCCGCGGAAGGCACCACGCACCGCTTCGCCCGGGAAGACCAGAAACGCTACCCGGACATCATCCAGGCCGGCCCTGTGGGCCAGCGCTACTACACCAACAGTTCCCAGCTCCCCGTGGACCACACGAACGACCTGTTCCGGGCTCTCCAGCTCCAGGACGAACTCCAGTGCTGCTATACAGGGGGCACCGTCTTCCACATGTACATGAATGAAGCCATCAGCTCCCCGGAAGCCTGCCGGGACATCGTCCGCAAGGTGCTGACCCGCTTCCGCATGCCGTACCTGACCGTCACCCCTCTCTTCTCCGTCTGTGAGAAACACGGCTACCTGCGCGGAGAGCACCAGTACTGCCCCTTCTGCGACGAGGAACTGCTCCACATCCACAGGCACGAATAACTCCCTTTTCAACCAGCCGCCTCATTTCAACCCAATCATCGAAACGACAATGACCAAACAGGAAATACTAAGCAAATACGCCCAGGACCGCACCCGCTGCACCGTGTACACGCGCGTCATGGGCTACCACCGCCCCGTGGAAACCTTCAATGCCGGCAAGCAGGGCGAATTCCACGACCGCGTCCACTTCGTGGAACCGGGCGCTCCCTGCAACTGTTCCCCCCGCACGGAACAGCCCCGCTGATTTTCCCAATAACATATGCGAAGTCAATGGGAACGGGTCGGGGCATAGCGGACATCACGCCGCTCACCTTGCTGGACTTTCCAAACAAGGTGGCCTGCATCTTCTGGCTGGGAGGCTGTAATTTGTTTTGTCAGTACTGTTACAACGTCTCCCTGGTCAAAAATGCGGTCCCCGGAACCGGCGGACGAACGGACTACCTCAACTTCCTCAGAGATCGGGTGGGATTTCTGGACGGAGTGGTTTTGTCCGGAGGCGAATGCACGCTGTGTCCCGACCTTATTCCCATCTGCCGTGAAATCCGGCAGCTCGGCTTCGCCATCAAGATAGACACCAACGGAACGCGGCCTTCCGTCGTGAAGTCCCTGGTGGAAGAAGGGCTTTGCGACTACATTGCCCTGGACTACAAGGCCCCCGCCGAACAGTACGGCGCCGTCACGGGAAGGCCCGGCCTGTTTCCGTTCTTTTCCAGAACGCTGGACTATCTGATTGCCTCAAAAATCCCTTTCGAAGTCAGAACGACCGTGCACCCGGACCTGTTGACGGAAGATCACGTCAACACCATCATACGCGACTTGACAAAGCGGGGTTATGAAGGCAACTACTTCGTGCAAAATTTTTACCAGACCACACAAACGCTCAACTCTCTCCCCACGCCGGACCGCCCGTTTGACCGGAGCAGGGTGGATTCATCCTCCCTCCCCGTCCAATTCCGCAACTTCGACCTCGGCAACGGAAGAAACTGATACCGCCCCACATGTTCGACATCCTGCTCAACCACAACACCCTGGTCCTTTTCGGAATCATCTTCTTCGGCATCGCCCTGGGCAGCATTAAAATATACGGCCTCAACCTCGGCCTTTCCGGCGTGCTTTTCGTGGCGCTTGCCGCCGGCCACTACCGGCTGGCCATTCCCAATGGAGTGGGGCAGCTTGGCCTGGCGCTCTTCGTGTACTGCGTGGGGCTGAGCGCAGGCAACCGCTTCTTTTCCGCCATCGCCAAGCAGGGCAGCAAACTGGCCGTGATGTCCGCCGTAATTGTGGGCGTTTCCGCCCTGT
This genomic stretch from Akkermansia biwaensis harbors:
- a CDS encoding ribonucleoside triphosphate reductase, producing the protein MATSIIKRSGKKEPYQGYKIEEAIKKAFHSSGTVYNRAIYEEVEAKLGHQDNATVEEIQDLIERALFRCGYFETAKAFITYRFLHKMQREQIAGLYSGNTYVDCKLTVEEYIGQSDWRIAANSNTTYSNAGLINNTAGKVIANYWLDQVYSAREGAAHREGDYHIHDLDCLTGYCAGWSLRNLLNEGFNGVRSRVNSRPPRHFREALGQMANFLGILQSEWAGAQAFSSFDTFLAPYVFKDQADFTRIKKDIRSFVYNLNVPSRWGQSPFTNVTIDWTVPRDLQDQPPFSGGEHLFEGVEDPALLFLAKERGVNSLTELTYKHFQKEMNLINKAFYEVLTEGDSTGQPFTFPIPTVNITEDFDWEGENVPLLFENAAKIGSSYFQNFIGSQYTVNENGERVPDERAYKPDAVRSMCCRLQLDLRELLKRGGGLFGSAEMTGSIGVVTINLARLGYLFKQNREALFARLGELLDLAKSCLEKKRAFVQEMYDRGLYPYTRRYLPTFRNHFSTIGVNGMNELLRNFSNDSMDITTEEGRKFAEEILEFIRLRMQEYQEETGNLYNLEATPAEGTTHRFAREDQKRYPDIIQAGPVGQRYYTNSSQLPVDHTNDLFRALQLQDELQCCYTGGTVFHMYMNEAISSPEACRDIVRKVLTRFRMPYLTVTPLFSVCEKHGYLRGEHQYCPFCDEELLHIHRHE
- the nrdD gene encoding anaerobic ribonucleoside-triphosphate reductase — protein: MTKQEILSKYAQDRTRCTVYTRVMGYHRPVETFNAGKQGEFHDRVHFVEPGAPCNCSPRTEQPR
- a CDS encoding anaerobic ribonucleoside-triphosphate reductase activating protein: MGTGRGIADITPLTLLDFPNKVACIFWLGGCNLFCQYCYNVSLVKNAVPGTGGRTDYLNFLRDRVGFLDGVVLSGGECTLCPDLIPICREIRQLGFAIKIDTNGTRPSVVKSLVEEGLCDYIALDYKAPAEQYGAVTGRPGLFPFFSRTLDYLIASKIPFEVRTTVHPDLLTEDHVNTIIRDLTKRGYEGNYFVQNFYQTTQTLNSLPTPDRPFDRSRVDSSSLPVQFRNFDLGNGRN